In Raphanus sativus cultivar WK10039 unplaced genomic scaffold, ASM80110v3 Scaffold1055, whole genome shotgun sequence, the sequence ACTCAGGCGAAGCAATGGAACTCGACGAGTCAACTCCTTTCGTTGACATAACCGATCAAGTCAGTTTCGATACACAGTTTGGTATGATGGGGATGGCGTTTCATCCTAAGTTCGCAGAGAACGGGAGGTTCTTCGCGTCTTTCAACTGTGATAAAGTCAAGTCTCCTGGATGCACTGGTCGCTGTGCTTGTAACTCTGATGTAAACTGTGATGCTTCTAAGCTTCCTAAAGACGATGGTGACCAGCCTTGCCGTTATCAGACCGTTGTGGCTGAGTATACAGCGAACGGTACTTCTTCAAGCCCTTCAACGGTAAAGAATCcaagattttgtgtgtgttttctcAATCAAAATACGAGTTTCTTGGAGATCAAGAAACTAACAAAGATTGCTTGTTGTGTAGGCAAAGACTGGTAAGGCGTCTGAAGTGAGGAGGATTTTCACTATGGGACTTCCTTATTCGTCGTCTCACGGTGGTCAGATTCTCTTTGGACCTGATGGGTATTTGTATCTAATGACTGGTGATGGTGGAGGAGTTTCAGATACTCACAACTTTGCACAGAACAAGAAGTCTTTGCTTGGCAAAATCTTGAGGCTTGATGTTGATGTTATGCCAAGTTAAGTGACGAAAACAGTTTGGTATTAGAGAGTTTGTGTTTGGTGTCTTTTTACTTACTTTCTactgtaaaaaaaaactctgcaGGCGTGTCTGAAATCTCTCAGCTTGGTTTATGGGGAAACTACTCTATCCCAAAGAGCAACCCTTTCCAAGGCAATGCAGATGAACAAGGTGAGATTTATGCTTTAGGGCTTCGAAACCCGTGGCGTTGCAGCTTTGATTCTGAGAGACCAGAGTACTTCTTGTGTGCTGATGTCGGAAAGGTTTGtttcttattaaatttttaagcATCATGATCTTAAGATATGGTTGTTGAGTTAAAGTATGTAACAGGATACATATGAAGAAGTTGATATCATAACAATGGGTGGAAACTATGGCTGGAGAATCTACGAAGGACCTTACGTTTTCTCTCCTTTGTCGCCTTTCGGAGAGAATGTTTCTGAGGTCTCTAACCTAACTTTCCCTATTCTTGGTTACAACCACTCTGAAGTTAACAAACATGAAGGATCTGCTTCCATCATTGGAGGTTACTTCTATCGTTCCAACACTGATCCTTGCTCTTATGGCACGTAAGTCAAAAACACTAAACGGTAAACTATAAATACATTcataaaccctaaccctaaatcATCAACCATTTTGTTTCAGGTACTTGTATGCAGATCTTTACGCAAACGCGATGTGGGCAGCGATAGAGTCACCAGAAGGTAGCGGTAACTTCACTGACTCTCAAATACCGATTAAATGCAGCCAAGATTCACCGGTGAAGTGCACGGCGGCACCAGGAGGAGCTGACTCAGGACCTGCACTTGGTTACATCTACTCTTTTGGACAAGACAATAACAAGGACATACACTTGCTCACAAGCTCGGGTGTGTACAGAGTTGTTCGTCCTAGCCGTTGTAACTTTGCTTGCTCCAAGGAAAATACTACTGCCTCTAGTGGAAAACAGAGCCCTAGCGGTGCTGGGCCTCCTCAGTCTCTACCTTCTTCTGCAAGAAATCACTGTTTCTCTGTATTTATGTCGTTGTCGTTGTTGATGTTGTCTGTGTGTTTAACTGTCTTACAATGGTGATTTGTTATTGTTTCAAACTGTTTTGTTACAGCACTTGTGAGCGTTGTTCAAGATCTATTTAAAGCGTGTGTTAGAAGGAAGATTATCTCCAGTGTCATGTCGATTAATTCTTACTCTCGATCAGAATCCCTATGATTGTCTTTTATTTATgtagttacatttttttttgaacgctgatttattatgatattacaattattatgAACATTAcgtagacgattcgacaaccgacaatactgtctgtcttatgaagatctacgcctaactgcatcataTGAGCCATCCTATGAAAATCCAAGCCTaaccagatttacttgcaccatattgaagatctcttgtaatctTTCCTTCCACAGTTGCCTAATAAATCGCTCTCTCCGGGATTTGAAATCTGAATTTGAgaaaatctgcaataaattgcatagttTTAGAGTCGAACCCCAGACCTGGATGTAAAAGCATTTAGACCTTAACCATTGATCAAATTCAATACATATCTTTCTACTAGTCCTCTCACCAGTCACCATGATCACAGACGTTGGACATTTATAATATAGAACTCCAGAACAATACGAATGTCTTAACCATAATAAGAAAgaaatgaataaatattaacCGAAGGAttctacagaaaaaaaaaagaagatttaacATGTATTTTTAGATTTCATTTTCCAAGATCAAGAAGATATACTACAACGAAAGTTATATGTTATGATATGAAGTGctactcaaaaagaaaaaaaaagaagctattCGCATTTCTAATCTCCTCCTCTTTACAAACCAAAGAGATGTGATATGGATTGTGGGGTCATCTCATGTTGCAGCACTGAGGTTTTCCTGTCAAAACCAACTTATCCCACAAACAAATCATCTGTCTCGGCGACTGGTAATGTGCCGTCAAGTGATTCTCTATGCAACCAAACTGACAAAACTTGAGGCTGTGAATGTAGTCCACCGGTTTGGTCCCGTTGTTGAATTGTTCTACCCACATTCCCACACTCACATCTTCCATTTTGAACATCTGCagtatcaaaaaaaaaacagttatatTAATATACAAATCCTCTGTCTCGAAATGATTAGGTGCGACGTACCCTTAGTTTATGTTTCTCAAACTCTTTTACAATGAAGCGAGAGATATCGTTTGACAAGATGTATCCCGGTCCATTAGCATAAGGTGGATAGTCTTCCTCTGGCCATTCCTGTAGGAACATAGTTAAAACATGAACACCTGAACTCATAAATGACTCTTTTAAGCCAAAGATCATAGCTTCATACCTCATATGTAACAGCCCATTTACCCTGACGGAGCGGTTTGTGATAATAATTGATGTTGCCAATGTATAGACTCCTATCTGCAGATGTTCTCTTAGCTTCATTAAGAACCGCATCTACTTGTACAAATGTATCGTCATCACACTTCATTATGTACTTTGCAGCAAGCTGATGAGcctacaaaagaaaaacagaaactCTTTACCGATACTGAATcaagtattgtttttttttaaaaaaaaaacagaacactCACTCACCCCATACTCGCAGATAGCAACGGTTTTGAGGACAACAAGGTCATAGCTATCCATGTAAGGGACTATAACAATGTCCCCAAAGAACTCAGCTTCCTTCTTTAGCTCCACATTCACTTCCTTCCTCGAGTGCTgtccaataaaaaaaaacactctttAGCTCTCACAATCTTAAAACAAAGATAAAGACACAGATGTTAAAACTCACCAGCGCAACAAAGAAGCGAGCCACCACTTTAGAAGATTTAACTAGCTTATGTTGCATCCACGACTTCCTCACCGCCATCCTCTCAGCGAAATGGTTACCAGCGGAAAGGATGCCAATGAACATATCGACTCGGCCATCAGGAAGCGACGGGGCTTGCCAATTGCTAGAGAGCTCGAGATACCTCTGAGGAGAGAAACTAGGGTGCGAGGTCGGGAGAGAGCCAGCGAAAACCGAGTGAACATCTATGTCCCCGTTGATGGTTAACCCAGTAGCATCCTCAAGCGTAAATCCCTTCCATATATAAGCAAAAACATCATCAGTTTTGGATTTTACTAATCCAAAAAACCACAAGTAAAGCCACTTACAGTTCGGTAAGGGAAGGAAGAGACGTGCTTCCCATCGACACTAACATGAAAACCTTCTAATCCAGCACTAAGTGTAAGCACAAAAAGCTTATCAACCGTGAATGGAAACGGCCATTCAACGGTTACTCTCTTGCTCCGTCCTACTAATCTACTAAGCCACCATGTATCCGCCTTCTTGCTACTAGTCTCTTCTTTAGATGCAATGCTACTATCATCACGAACCCATTTCTCGCACTTCACCTGACCATCAACTACAAAAAACCATCCACGCTAATTAGTAACTATATAAAGATttaattaaagttaaaaatgCTTTTACTAACCAGTTTCTTCATCGTCTCTAGATCTCCACCCTTCACATCTTTGTGCAGACCCCCACTGCATCCTATAACAAGTGTTCTGCTCAATCACAGGCCTACCACTCCAATCACCCTTGAGCCTCGGGTTCAAGTGGAGTATCCGAGGCGGCTCTTCCCCGTCCACCGCTTTCAAGCCCTGAAGCTCGAGCTTAAACTGCGAAACCTCTCCTTCCTTTAGCAACGATATCTTCGGGTCCTTCTCCGAGTGAGCAGCTCTCGGCTTCCCAACCACTGTGATGTGTGATCCGAGAGTTAACCCGCAGGGAAGCTCCATGAGACCCCCACGGTTCGAAAGATCAGACCCGGTTAAGGAAACCGAGAGAGGGCATGACCCATTCTCCTCCtcagtcttcttcttcaaggACTTTAAGGTTTTCCCAGACTCAAGCTCTTCCCACAGCTTCCGACCAACTTCCCAAGCCACCTTGGCGGATTTGTGGAGCTCCACGGAGGGGTTAAACGTTTCCGGGTCGAACTTCAAGGTGGAAAGGATCCGACTTTTCCTCCTCCTTAAACCCGGAATCATCGCCGCGGGTGGTTCGGATTCCTGGAAAAGCAAGCTCTTGCGAGGACGGCTCGGGGGTAGCCTCTCCTGCAGCTCGCGCTGGCTGTTGTGCTTCTCGGGTCGGGTTAACGGGTCCTGGGACAAGGTGCTGAAACCGGTTCTGAAGACGAAAGGGATTTGGAAAGTGATGAGGAGCATGTAGAGAAAGGCAACCGCCGTCAGTATCTGAACCGATCTCTGCTTCGTGAGAGATACGAAGACGTCTAGTTTCGAAGAAGGTACCTTCGGCTTCCTCATTACTGAGGGAGAATCGTAGAAATAGAAACCCTAgaaacgatgatgatgatgatgatgatcagagAGGAGAACAGAGTCTCTAAAGCTCGAAACTTTACAAAATATTGTGAGAATCAGATCGATGGTACTAACTACTAAGTAATTACGAGAAAATGTTCAGAAACCCTTTGAACACGGAGAGAAAGAAAATTCAACAACTTTCCTTGTGGAATGACCAAATCGTGTGGGGGTGTGTAGAAAATTCAAAACCCAGATGAAGcgttaaaaaaaggaaagactTTTAAACTtctagagagagatagagagaggagCGTGTGAACGGTTAAGAAGAAGAGATGCAGAAGCAAAAACAAACGCGTAAAGGAAGAGGGAAGGAAGAGGACAAAGGCCTTCTCTTCTTAGTTAGTGCTCTGCTTACGTCCGAATAAACCGCCGTTCTgcttctttctcttcctttttcgAATCTcccttttttccttttattttatttattttgccaGTATTTATAGATTCGTTGGATTTATCTTTATGGACGGTTTGATTTaacttgattttaaaaatactaattcGATTAAAGAAAGGTAAGTCCACCAATACAATAATCGAAtttttatctattctattaattctgcagcatgacctattgataaaaGGTTGtgtctaaatatttattttttatatttcaaaaatgaaatattactctttattttttgtaaaagcacattttggtttttaaagttaaaaaaactgCAACTCCATTATTTTCGGCAACTCCTTTTTTCTGTTAGCAAACGTATGAAAAATAGGGACCCACGTTCCTAACATTATCAAACGATGGCTTATTATTTGAATAAtagtatttgattattttttgttggCAATGCTTTTTCTCAGTTAGCAATGCTTCTTAAGAATAAATTTAAAGGGAATTATATACAGTTCAAtacttttaaaaacttacaatttAATTATTGGTATCtaaatatctattctattaaactagaaacataaaatatatatatataagttcagtttaactatttaatacaattattaaactttttttagtcatttaagaaaaatattttacacaatattattacaaaaaataatatgattaaagacacaaatatgattttttctaaaatataaaacaaaaaatatacatgtcCTTTGAATATACAACACAAAATTGTTTtgcttacaaaatattaatattttggaatatatatatatatatatatatatatatatatatatattaaaattaaaacagaaatatgtATAAACCGAtggaaatatatttcttatgaaactttaaaagttaactaataaagttaactaatattgatattaattaATGGTGGAAGCGggttattattaaaatttaattttatgattgacgGGGTTTAACTGGTTTAagtaaatttttaatagaaataaatattcatatgaactcatttagtttaacgagttttaaataggttattcgaataaaaatatttattaaatgtgattatatatttaaagttagtGAAGATCATTTTAATCcaactacatatatatataacagaatatgttaaaaatatttctttaaacatttttcaagaAATTTGTTCGGTTTTAGTTGCAGGTTGAGTTTGATATTAGTTtcgaatataataatttaagaaccATTCGAATATATAGAtcatgtctaatagagtatgagactTTTATTTTTGGAGCGATTGGGatataaatattcttgactaaactatgttaggtaactatcaagtaaatataatatgtgaataaagttttaaaatggtttctgaaatgcatatgatacaaatgtatagttatgcaatttGATATATAGAATATagtcaccaaaaatatattaaattaaattaatattaaacactaatataattataaaaacataaaaattaaattaaattatttttagaaaatatataaaacaagatatatacccgcccttcaaagggcgggtcaaaatctagtttccaCTTAAATCCCAAATATAAATGTCTAATGCTTAAGCAATCAAAGGAGTTGTATTCTCTTTGATTACCCTAGACAGAATGTACTTATATGATTAGCTATtagataattttaaaagaaacaatGATAATCTACTGAAATCGTATATTTggaaatatgttttattatattttagtagaTACGATTCTTATTCTGGTTTAACTGATTACTAGTCTCGTCTAAGCGGTGATGCTAACTGGGTCAACTGCGTTAATTCTATATTTTGGGCCTTTCTATATTAGCTACTGATTGCATCATCAATGAAGTCACCAAATGACTCAACTTCTCATGATGCTGCtttgacttcttttttttcctctaGTTTTTGTAACTTCTAAAAACTGAgttttataatttgatttgatttggttttatcTTAACTATTTATGTGATTTTGTTTCGGGGTGGCAAACTAGCTGTTTTTACTTTGAAAAGGGTTCTAATCATTCTAGGCTAAGATTATCCAACAACTggatacaaattatttaaattgaaaacggTTTATGATCTAGTTTGTTTTTATTGATAAACCTGAAGTTGTTACTATATATTTCAGAGTACAAGACAATTAACTTTAATCATCTATAAAATGTTAAAGATTTCTTATTTGGGGTAcaattctttttgaaaaaataacatGGAATATTGAGGAGAAAATGGGGACCAAAGTCTTTTTATGGGGAAATGGAGCTTGAGGAGTGAGTTGGGCTTCATGTGTGACACATTTGCACACAGGTGTCACAGCTTTGTCCACTTGTCTTTTCCACCTTTATTCACTCTCCCCCTCGAGACATCACTATAAAGTCTATAACCATTGCagaataaaatagttaaaaatgaaCCAACTGGTGAACCCGTGCATCTACCGTAAACCAGAGATGACTTATTAGGGTGGATAGTGGCACGAGAATAACGATTGGAATATCTACATCAACGTTTTCTCTCTCGAATGTACACCCTAAGTAACACGAATTGTTTTTGTTAGCATGCACATCTGTTGCGCTTATTTATAAACTGGTCAATCAAAATATCAATAGTCTCAAGTGATtagaaatatttgtattttgtatCTTTGTGCTTGCCCGCGAATAAACCAAGACGAAAGAGCAGTCGAGATGAACAGCTGCTGGTACTCGCGTGTTCATCGAGGACCAATATTAAACAGATAAATGATCATTTTTGATAAACTTCCATTTGATCTAATATACCACCAGGGACCTCGGAGGTACTTTTAGGTAACCCGTGTTGAAGCACACGTAAAATCCAAGATCCTGTCATAGGAAAATCTATTAACCGGTACCAATCCCTACGTGCCcacttttagttaaaaaaatctaataaccGTATAATTAGGGTTCGGTTCCAgagaaacatatttatatatacgtaTGTGTTATATATACAAGAGAAGATAGTAATCTAGAGAGTTGCCAGAAAACAAGTTCcctcctttcttcttcatcgtaTCAACAGAATATTATTCatctgttcaaaaaaaaacagaatattattcaatttttatagTTTAATTGTTTACGTTTACTTCTCTTTTGCACCTAAACAAAGTTCCAGTGAAAGGCGTCTTTCTACGGTGGTTGGTGGCCGAATTCCCACGGGTTCTCGGCGTAGCCGATTGGAACTCTGAGAAGATCGGGCCTTAGTGATTGATCCCGAATCCTTTCCCTCTAATACTGTCGTTGGAGGTGGAGTCGGTGGTCGTGATGGTCTCCCGGTGATTccggtgtgtgtgtgtgtctggTTTGTTTTCAGCGTCGACCTCTACTTGGGATGGAGTTGGTGACTCGCGATCCGGTGATGTGGTGGTTTCCGGCCCCGGCGGCGTGCTCCAGTCGGTTTGAGAAGACGAAGCCTTTGCACTCGACACGTGTCTCTATGGTGTTGCGGTGGTCAACACGTGGGGAGGGTGCGTGGAGTGTTGCGGGATTCTTCGATCTCGGTTTTCTTTTTTGGGCTTGGAGTATGTTTTTTAGTGGGCTGCCCGGTTTGGGCTTGTTGTATGGGCCGTTCTTGGACCCTTGTTTTATGTTTGTCTTGTTTAATACAAATATTTCagatagcaaaaaaaaaaaacaaagttccAGTGAGCtattttctcttttctatttttgtctAAGCTACCTAACAAAGATGATgaggaattttcaaaaataccactttcaaggtaccatactaccattattcatctttaccatcactaaagacacattttcacaaatatcttatttattaaaatggtaaaaactcttatatctttgtttttatatgcttttcaaaattctaatcccaaattctaaatcataaacttctaattctaaaccctaaacccaaaatcttcaactctaaaccctaaaccctaaactatataccctaaattcaatatcctaaaccctaaagtataaactataaaccctaaatcttcaactctaaaccctaaatcctcaactctaaaccctaaactatataccttaaaccctaaaacatcaaatcttaactctaaatcctaaaccttcaaatctaaactcttcattaaaaatagtggtaaaagtggttagtgtaaacatgaaaagtggtactatgaaaatggtatttttgacaatttctcaAAGATGAACCTATTTTTGTTCTGCAACTTGCACTCCTTatagaaaaagataaaagaagacGAGAATCTTTTGTAATTCAAGAAATAAAGCTTTTCATAGAACTAGACTTCATCCACAAAAGAAGTCTTTGGTAGAATCATAATATTTTCTCGAGCTATTGGATAATCAAAAGAACTCGTAAGCTTTTATGATAAAGCTAGTGCCGGCTAAAAATCATTAAAGGCCCTtgtgcaatttttttttgacccCTATAATTAGTCATCTTCTAAAATGTtaccaaataaataataatcccTCAGGTACGAAAATACCTCTCCTCATCTCTCTATCCATAAAGAAACCTCTAGCAACAAGATAGCTACCCGATCAATCATAACTGGAACGGTCGATTTACAAATAATGTGAGgttcaaaatgattttttaacaAAGTAGTAGCTAATATCCCTAGCAAAAGTATACTAAACTGTTTTATCACTGTTAGTATAACATATATTAACGGAAAAATGGATTTCTAAAAggtgaattttcaaaaataccatttttaagataccattattcatctttaccaccactaaagacacattttcaaaaataccttatttattaaaatggtaaaaactcttatatctttgtatttatatgcttttcaaaattctaatcccaaattctaaatactaaacctctaattctaaactctaaacccaaaatcttcaaccctaagccctaaagtctaaactataaaccctaaatcctcaactctaaaccctaaatcctcaactctaaaccctaaactatatatcttaaaccctaaaacattaaatctaaaccctaaatcctaaaccttcaattctaaacccttcattaaaaatagtggtaaaagtggttagtgtaaacatgaaaagtggtactataaaaatagtatttttggcaatttctctttcTAAAACTTTTGAATTTGGGGCCGGAAACTCGCAATGAATATTGACGAAGACGTTACTTGTTTCAGTATTTGCTGACACACAGAGGTTTCTTTGTTCTATGCCTTTATGCTTCTTGTGCGATGTCTCATTATATCCGAACAAAACATCGTCTGTTTTTCTTCTCCATTGTTGGCGTTAGAAACTCTGTCTATGAAAAGACAAGCCATCGTCTCTTCATTAAAGCAGTAATTTTTACAATGCAATTTGACTAAATTAAACGAGACTTGATGAATTTTGACTATATGCATTTCTATTAATTAATGTTCGTAAactgtaaatttcaaaaaaaaaaacattaactgAGAGTGTCTTTGAACTCTTTAATTACTATTGGTTCATAGGTATGACAAATTGtttagtactccctccgtttcattaTCATAGTGcataaagattaagaaaattgtattttttaataaaaaatattttaaagatataattttaaaattgattaaccaataataaaaaagactgtaaaatctaattggttgaacagtttccaataaagttaaagtaaccttaaaatctcaaaacttcaactaatttgaaacaaaataatccttctaaaacatcaagtattatgaaacggagggagtatttagGAATGTAGCAGAAAAAAACATTACTGACCAAACGTTAACAAacttttaatttgtataaaattctaattgtgatcattgcaaaaGAACATAGACTTACTACTAGACAATGCAAAAAGTTTTAATTGATACCATCTTTTCATCTCAAATTTGGAGAAATGATAGAAATAAGTTTACATACGAGGTTTAATACGTAACTGTTGATGTGGAGGGTTACACAGAGATCTCATATGCTGCTCTCAGAATCATGTACCTGTAAATAACAATCTTTGTTATGTTATGGTGAATCAATGATACgtttattgaaaattaaaaaaaaagtaaacttaCCTGTAAACCTTCTTGAAACTAAATGGGAGATTTTTTTCcaatattaaaaagaagaagaaggatttGACTTAAAGTCAAAGTAAAAAGATCTAACGGCTGAGAGTCTCTCTTCTTTATCCCCTTTCCAGATCAAAAATCCGAAATttccatctctttctctctctcactgaAGCTGAGGGGGGCGCCAAAAAAACCCTTTTTTTGACGAATTGAGCGAAATCGATTTGACGAAATCCAGCTGGGCAATTTCTCGTCTTCGTCAATCAGTAAATCAATCAACCAGCTGGGTCTTTCTCCCATACGAGCAAGAAAGGGGATTGAAGGATGGAGCATGAGAAGGCGGTCAAAGAAGCCCTAAACGCACTGTATCATCACCCGGACGATACAGTGCGTGTCCAAGCTGATCGATGGCTCCAGAACTTCCAAGGAACCCTCGATGCTTGGCAGgcgagttcttttttttttttttcattttttgtttctgGGTGTTCGATTGTTCTTCATTCCTTGGATTTTGAGGTATTAGATTTAGATCCCACGACTGTTGATTGGCTTACTCTCTCTACTGTTTGTGTGTATCAATTCAATCTAGGTTGCGGATAATTTACTTCATGATTCTTCCAGCAATTTGGAAACTTTGATCTTTTGTTCTCAGACCCTTAGAAGCAAGGTAAGAGGCACTCTTTTTAATATGCAATCTCGGAGACTGCACCTGTTGACATTTTATCTCTTCTTTCTCAAAGGTTCAACGAGATTTTGAAGAGCTACCACCTGGGGCTTTTCAGAAGCTACGGCAATCACTAACGGCAAGTCTTTGTTCTATAATGGGGGTTTCTTTTGAAGAATTATGATTTTGCCAAATGTTTATTCTGGTATCTAGGTTTTACCATTCATTCCAGGCTAAAGTTGTAGGGAACATGTACTCTTTGTATTAGACAAATACTTTCTGTGTGTCCCCGGCCGTAATTTtgactattattattttctcgAGTGCAGACATTGTTAAAAAAGTTCCACAAAGGCCCCCCGAAAGTTAGGACCCAGGTCAGCTTCTAAAATCTTTTCCCCGTTACGCGCTTGTGGTTGCGCGTTAAGACTCTCGACTCTTTGAGCTGAATGATCTTATTCAAAGTATTTTTGTATTGTAGATTAGTATTGCTGTTGCTGCTTTGGCGGTGCACGTTCCTGCCGCAGATTGGGGAGATGGTGGTATACTCAGCTGGCTTAGGGATGAGATGAATATGCATCCTGAGTATGTGCCTGGTTTCTTGGAACTCTTGACTGTTTTGCCCGAGGTAGAGTAtttttctttcctttgtttAATTTTTCATCTCACTCAGTCATAAATTCGTCTAGCCGGATATATAGGTAGTGAAAGGCCTTGTTTCGGTCTGACTTGGATCTGCTTACTTCTTAGTTATGCTGGCACTGTTGACCTCAGATTGAGTAGCACTCAGCTCAAGGTTGATGATGTCTTCCGAGAATATTATGTACCTTCTTATTGTTAGCGTGTCTATGTCCAAATATGCATTTTATGTCATCTCCTGGGAATCTATTTAGCATGTCTCTATTTGCAGGAAATGTTGAGACTTGTTATAGATGAAAGTTTCCATGTCAACCTTTCTCTTTATCTAGTTTGATCCCCTTTAGGGACTATCTTATTGTGGTGCGACTGCTAACAGTTAATTGTATTTTGACTTCACTTTAGATGCTTATGCGATGTCTTGATTTTTATTGTCCTTCTTGCTATGACCAGGAAACGTTTAACTACAAAATAGCTGCTCGTCCGGATCGACGACGTCAATTTGAGAATGAGCTTACCTTTCAAATGGAAGCTGCACTTAGTATATTGACAGTATGCTTGAATATAACCGAACTAAAGGAACAGGTCAGAGCTTATTTTCTTTGATATCGAGTCATGTCATAGTTCCATACATATAGTTTGTTATTCACTTTCCAGATTCTG encodes:
- the LOC130503605 gene encoding HIPL2 protein, coding for GEAMELDESTPFVDITDQVSFDTQFGMMGMAFHPKFAENGRFFASFNCDKVKSPGCTGRCACNSDVNCDASKLPKDDGDQPCRYQTVVAEYTANGTSSSPSTAKTGKASEVRRIFTMGLPYSSSHGGQILFGPDGYLYLMTGDGGGVSDTHNFAQNKKSLLGKILRLDVDVMPSVSEISQLGLWGNYSIPKSNPFQGNADEQGEIYALGLRNPWRCSFDSERPEYFLCADVGKDTYEEVDIITMGGNYGWRIYEGPYVFSPLSPFGENVSEVSNLTFPILGYNHSEVNKHEGSASIIGGYFYRSNTDPCSYGTYLYADLYANAMWAAIESPEGSGNFTDSQIPIKCSQDSPVKCTAAPGGADSGPALGYIYSFGQDNNKDIHLLTSSGVYRVVRPSRCNFACSKENTTASSGKQSPSGAGPPQSLPSSARNHCFSVFMSLSLLMLSVCLTVLQW
- the LOC108863548 gene encoding hydroxyproline O-galactosyltransferase GALT6, yielding MRKPKVPSSKLDVFVSLTKQRSVQILTAVAFLYMLLITFQIPFVFRTGFSTLSQDPLTRPEKHNSQRELQERLPPSRPRKSLLFQESEPPAAMIPGLRRRKSRILSTLKFDPETFNPSVELHKSAKVAWEVGRKLWEELESGKTLKSLKKKTEEENGSCPLSVSLTGSDLSNRGGLMELPCGLTLGSHITVVGKPRAAHSEKDPKISLLKEGEVSQFKLELQGLKAVDGEEPPRILHLNPRLKGDWSGRPVIEQNTCYRMQWGSAQRCEGWRSRDDEETVDGQVKCEKWVRDDSSIASKEETSSKKADTWWLSRLVGRSKRVTVEWPFPFTVDKLFVLTLSAGLEGFHVSVDGKHVSSFPYRTGFTLEDATGLTINGDIDVHSVFAGSLPTSHPSFSPQRYLELSSNWQAPSLPDGRVDMFIGILSAGNHFAERMAVRKSWMQHKLVKSSKVVARFFVALHSRKEVNVELKKEAEFFGDIVIVPYMDSYDLVVLKTVAICEYGAHQLAAKYIMKCDDDTFVQVDAVLNEAKRTSADRSLYIGNINYYHKPLRQGKWAVTYEEWPEEDYPPYANGPGYILSNDISRFIVKEFEKHKLRMFKMEDVSVGMWVEQFNNGTKPVDYIHSLKFCQFGCIENHLTAHYQSPRQMICLWDKLVLTGKPQCCNMR